In Paenibacillus sp. FSL M7-0420, a single genomic region encodes these proteins:
- a CDS encoding phosphatidylinositol kinase: METNYQQVAWNCMNKYVGITTTDGQSHDGFIAQIDQNNVILAIPTNEMMGQMNGMPANATAYRQFGYYPGFYPRRRFYPRPIPFGAITALYLLPFFI, from the coding sequence ATGGAAACGAATTATCAACAAGTTGCCTGGAATTGTATGAATAAGTATGTCGGTATTACGACAACGGACGGTCAGTCTCACGACGGGTTTATTGCTCAAATCGATCAGAACAACGTTATACTTGCCATTCCCACAAATGAAATGATGGGCCAGATGAACGGAATGCCTGCTAACGCAACAGCCTACAGACAATTCGGATACTATCCGGGATTCTACCCGCGCCGCCGCTTTTATCCAAGACCGATTCCCTTTGGTGCCATTACAGCTTTATACTTGCTTCCATTTTTCATTTAA
- a CDS encoding glycoside hydrolase family 32 protein — protein sequence MNYTEKFRPQYHYSPQQNWMNDPNGMVYYENEYHLFYQHTPFASQPDFGRMHWGHAVSTDLVHWEELEASLPPGEDGAIFSGSAVVDTQNTSGFFDEYGSGLVAIYTNNDNKVQPGKPQVQSIAYSRDKGRTWTKYEGNPVLFPETTLDFRDPKVFWHEDTSSWIMTLAVQDRVEFYTSPNLKEWAFASAFGADVIGTHRGVYECPDLFSIHVDGDPNQKKWVLILSVGDCNGVNPNEPEPPAGGSGMMYFVGSFDGKTFTPDEPILSVHDVKWIDFGSDFYAAVTWSDIPEGDGRKLWIGWMNNWRYAGTLPTDKWRGNASIPRELKLRTYREGLRLVQEPVEELRRIGSPLMALENVTLVPDMNPLADITTDRAELTAEFEIGTATEFGMKVRKSADEETVVGYDTLKMELFVDRTNSGTTNFHPDFAAKHQAPLTPVNNRVRMSIFMDWSSIEVFGGEGLAVISDMIFPASESNGLELYAVGGDVKLMSLQINELGSIWRDEVKEEAHAYRGN from the coding sequence ATGAATTATACAGAGAAGTTCCGTCCGCAGTATCATTATTCGCCACAACAAAACTGGATGAACGATCCGAACGGAATGGTGTATTACGAGAATGAGTACCACCTCTTTTATCAGCACACGCCGTTCGCAAGCCAACCCGATTTCGGAAGAATGCATTGGGGGCACGCGGTAAGCACCGATCTGGTCCATTGGGAGGAGCTTGAAGCATCCTTGCCGCCAGGTGAGGACGGTGCGATTTTCTCTGGAAGCGCGGTAGTCGATACACAAAACACTAGTGGTTTTTTTGATGAGTACGGGTCAGGGCTTGTGGCGATCTATACGAATAACGACAACAAGGTGCAGCCAGGTAAGCCGCAGGTTCAAAGCATCGCCTACAGCAGAGACAAGGGACGGACTTGGACAAAATATGAAGGAAACCCGGTATTGTTTCCGGAGACGACGCTTGATTTCCGCGATCCGAAGGTATTCTGGCATGAGGATACATCTAGTTGGATTATGACTCTGGCTGTTCAAGACCGTGTGGAGTTCTACACTTCTCCGAATTTGAAGGAATGGGCATTTGCTAGTGCATTTGGCGCTGACGTCATCGGAACACATCGCGGCGTTTATGAATGTCCGGATCTATTCTCGATTCATGTCGATGGTGATCCCAATCAGAAGAAGTGGGTGCTCATTCTAAGTGTGGGCGATTGTAATGGAGTGAACCCGAACGAACCTGAACCACCGGCAGGCGGCTCCGGTATGATGTACTTCGTCGGCAGCTTCGATGGTAAGACATTTACACCTGACGAGCCTATTCTTTCGGTTCATGATGTGAAATGGATTGATTTCGGGTCCGATTTCTATGCAGCCGTCACCTGGAGCGATATACCGGAAGGAGACGGCCGTAAGCTCTGGATCGGCTGGATGAACAACTGGCGGTATGCCGGGACGCTTCCGACTGACAAGTGGCGGGGAAATGCATCCATTCCACGGGAGTTGAAGTTGAGAACCTATCGGGAAGGCCTTCGTCTGGTGCAAGAACCGGTAGAAGAATTGAGAAGGATAGGTTCACCGCTTATGGCTCTGGAGAATGTAACCTTGGTTCCGGATATGAATCCGCTGGCGGACATCACCACTGATAGAGCGGAATTGACCGCGGAATTCGAAATTGGAACCGCAACGGAGTTCGGAATGAAGGTTAGAAAGTCTGCAGATGAAGAAACGGTGGTGGGGTACGATACCCTCAAGATGGAGTTGTTTGTCGATCGCACGAATTCAGGCACTACGAATTTCCATCCGGACTTCGCAGCTAAGCACCAGGCACCGCTGACGCCTGTGAATAACCGTGTACGCATGTCCATCTTCATGGATTGGTCTTCGATTGAAGTGTTCGGTGGTGAGGGTCTAGCGGTCATCTCGGACATGATTTTCCCCGCTTCCGAGAGCAACGGACTTGAGCTCTACGCGGTTGGCGGAGACGTAAAGCTGATGTCGCTCCAAATCAATGAGCTGGGAAGCATATGGAGAGATGAGGTCAAGGAGGAAGCTCATGCGTATCGGGGCAATTGA
- a CDS encoding ABC transporter ATP-binding protein: MESITAEQIDIAYNDTLIVKELDLQIPRGQITSIIGPNGCGKSTVLKAVGRLLKTNNGTVYLNGADIRTLSTKEVAKQMAILPQTPTAPSGLTVGQLVAYGRFPHQRGFGKLSKEDKQVVAWALAVTQLTAFEHREVDTLSGGQRQRVWIAMALTQQTDLILLDEPTTYLDLAHQLEVLELLYDLNRSQHVTIVMVLHDLNLAARFSDYMVAIREGQVVEHGSPERVMTVQTLREVFAIDAEIMLEPRTGRPVYVTYELLRDKRRDQEVDQGFPEAKGQKEAIAT; the protein is encoded by the coding sequence ATGGAAAGTATTACAGCAGAGCAAATTGATATTGCCTATAATGACACGCTTATCGTCAAAGAACTGGATTTGCAGATTCCGCGTGGACAGATCACCTCGATTATTGGTCCCAATGGATGCGGCAAATCAACTGTACTCAAGGCAGTCGGCCGGCTGCTCAAGACGAATAATGGTACGGTCTATCTGAATGGTGCCGATATCCGCACACTGTCCACCAAGGAAGTCGCCAAGCAGATGGCGATTCTGCCGCAGACGCCAACCGCACCGAGCGGTTTGACGGTCGGCCAGTTAGTCGCCTATGGACGTTTTCCTCATCAACGGGGTTTCGGCAAGCTCTCCAAAGAGGATAAGCAAGTAGTAGCCTGGGCCTTAGCGGTTACCCAGCTTACAGCGTTCGAGCATCGTGAGGTGGATACGCTCTCTGGCGGTCAGCGTCAGCGCGTATGGATTGCGATGGCGCTCACCCAGCAGACCGATCTGATCCTGCTGGATGAACCCACCACCTATCTGGACCTGGCGCATCAGCTCGAAGTACTGGAACTGCTCTATGACCTGAATCGCAGTCAGCACGTGACGATTGTGATGGTACTGCATGACCTGAATCTGGCAGCACGCTTCTCCGACTATATGGTGGCGATTCGTGAGGGCCAGGTGGTGGAGCATGGCTCGCCAGAGCGTGTAATGACGGTACAGACGCTGCGTGAGGTGTTTGCCATTGATGCCGAGATTATGCTGGAACCACGAACAGGGCGGCCGGTGTATGTGACGTACGAGCTATTGCGTGATAAGCGTAGAGACCAAGAAGTAGATCAAGGATTCCCAGAGGCTAAGGGGCAGAAGGAGGCGATTGCCACATGA
- a CDS encoding ROK family protein, with amino-acid sequence MRIGAIEAGGTKFVCGVGNEEGEIEDRIHFPTRRPEETMENVIAYFREKRVDSIGIGSFGPIDLELSSPTYGYVTTTPKPGWSGYNFLGTLKSVFDVPVGWDTDVNAAALGEATWGAAQGLDSCVYYTIGTGVGVGVYTEGNLVHGLVHPEGGHILTRRHPNDDFGGNCPYHGDCLEGMAAGPALEARWKAKGDTLPEDHPAWEMEAFYIAQAISNVILTLSPKKVILGGGVMKQIHLFPMIREQVGSLLNGYVSAKPIVSDMGHYIVAPMLGDNAGLCGALALGVQAFDSRSKVR; translated from the coding sequence ATGCGTATCGGGGCAATTGAAGCAGGCGGAACAAAGTTTGTCTGCGGTGTCGGGAACGAAGAAGGGGAGATTGAGGATCGGATTCACTTTCCGACCCGTCGACCCGAAGAGACGATGGAGAATGTCATCGCCTACTTCCGGGAGAAGAGAGTCGATAGCATAGGGATTGGATCATTTGGTCCGATTGACCTCGAACTCTCCAGTCCGACTTACGGTTATGTGACGACAACGCCAAAACCTGGCTGGTCCGGATATAATTTCTTGGGTACGCTAAAATCGGTCTTCGATGTTCCGGTTGGTTGGGATACGGACGTCAATGCTGCCGCGTTGGGCGAAGCCACATGGGGTGCAGCACAAGGATTGGATAGCTGCGTCTACTATACGATCGGGACTGGCGTAGGAGTCGGCGTCTATACCGAGGGTAACCTGGTACATGGACTTGTTCATCCAGAAGGTGGACATATCCTCACAAGGCGGCATCCGAACGATGACTTTGGTGGCAATTGTCCCTATCATGGCGATTGTCTGGAAGGTATGGCCGCCGGCCCGGCGCTAGAAGCAAGATGGAAGGCTAAGGGCGATACCCTGCCGGAAGACCACCCGGCATGGGAGATGGAGGCATTCTACATCGCGCAGGCCATATCGAATGTCATCCTGACGTTATCCCCTAAGAAAGTCATTCTCGGCGGGGGCGTGATGAAACAAATCCACTTATTCCCGATGATCCGGGAGCAAGTAGGCAGCCTTCTAAATGGATACGTGAGTGCCAAGCCGATTGTATCGGATATGGGACATTATATTGTAGCACCTATGCTCGGCGATAATGCTGGCTTGTGCGGGGCATTAGCACTGGGAGTACAAGCATTCGATTCACGCTCAAAGGTAAGGTAG
- a CDS encoding AraC family transcriptional regulator — MQEKSEASHAYTPEMIDMMARIWARSIITLIDVRLHHVAPQYPLEQYKMPSSMLIYVCGGEAQIQLNETTFGMERFGLVHGGKGSLLSISSTGEKVKTFMVLYKAESPLFSRRYLQQLLEQVNPFVQQFGYTPSNPILLLDWFQQMMNDWNRGKAMDQLQAKAYLYQLIHRVFRDLEGGEIRYLQPNPACSAKVYLDKHYREPIMFQDIAAMFGISGGQLTRLFKKKEGMSLQEYLIQRRIEAACHDLKYTEATIKEIATGSGFADEKNLFRMFKKYYKMTPSDYRKINALPMQVDGIDNDSHLQYNERELASLVKSYRDGESSMFGQVRSKEMIFVAAMSLMLLLTACTSGTPANNRGTVNPPAETGQTTQPEVQETKASEAVSQTRKISTVKGDVEVPGNPQRVVVDYLVGDVVALGVTPLGVARATKGETEAVYSNEIKDSVNIKMEPEDVMTLEPDLIILAWGEENYEDLSKIAPTIYVPYGDMTTEERIHFIGDVLNKPKEAEAVLDAYANKIEEAKLSLKNAGLADVTITMGEFGDKTNSIAGAKHAVGELMYNQLQMKAPSKVQSDIIDADKYWGQISMEVLPAYMGDYLIALGDTEVPADHAVWKSLPAVQHNRIVTVGSSLSWSTDIMTSSALIDHIINQLLALAK, encoded by the coding sequence ATGCAAGAGAAATCAGAAGCAAGCCATGCCTATACACCGGAGATGATCGACATGATGGCCCGCATCTGGGCACGTTCAATCATTACATTGATAGATGTACGCTTACATCATGTAGCGCCCCAATATCCATTGGAGCAATATAAAATGCCTAGCAGCATGCTTATCTATGTATGTGGAGGGGAAGCGCAAATTCAACTGAATGAGACCACATTTGGGATGGAACGCTTCGGTTTGGTTCACGGCGGCAAGGGGAGCCTGCTTAGTATTTCGTCTACAGGGGAGAAGGTGAAGACCTTCATGGTGTTGTATAAAGCTGAATCCCCTCTCTTCTCCAGGAGGTACCTGCAGCAACTACTGGAGCAAGTCAATCCATTTGTTCAACAGTTTGGTTATACACCAAGTAATCCTATCTTGCTGCTCGACTGGTTTCAACAGATGATGAATGACTGGAACCGCGGCAAGGCGATGGATCAGCTACAGGCCAAAGCTTATCTATATCAATTGATTCATAGGGTGTTCAGAGATTTAGAGGGTGGCGAGATTCGCTATCTCCAGCCCAATCCAGCCTGTTCTGCGAAGGTATATCTCGATAAGCATTACAGGGAGCCGATTATGTTCCAGGATATTGCCGCTATGTTTGGGATCAGTGGCGGGCAATTAACGCGGTTGTTCAAAAAGAAGGAAGGGATGAGCTTACAGGAGTATCTCATTCAGAGAAGGATTGAAGCTGCCTGTCATGACTTGAAGTATACAGAGGCAACCATTAAAGAGATAGCAACAGGATCTGGATTTGCTGATGAGAAGAACTTGTTTCGGATGTTTAAGAAGTATTACAAGATGACGCCGAGTGATTATCGGAAAATAAACGCACTACCTATGCAGGTTGATGGTATTGATAATGATTCTCATCTTCAATACAATGAGAGGGAACTGGCGAGTCTAGTCAAGTCTTATAGAGATGGGGAATCAAGCATGTTTGGACAAGTACGAAGTAAAGAAATGATCTTTGTGGCGGCGATGAGCCTGATGCTGCTGCTGACGGCATGTACGTCGGGGACGCCAGCGAATAATAGGGGAACGGTGAATCCGCCTGCGGAGACCGGGCAGACGACACAACCGGAAGTACAGGAGACGAAAGCTTCAGAAGCAGTCTCGCAGACCAGAAAGATATCTACAGTAAAGGGTGATGTTGAGGTGCCGGGCAACCCTCAGCGTGTTGTAGTCGATTATCTGGTTGGTGATGTGGTAGCTTTGGGTGTAACTCCTCTAGGTGTGGCGAGAGCGACAAAGGGCGAGACAGAGGCGGTCTATTCTAACGAGATTAAAGATTCAGTTAACATAAAAATGGAGCCGGAAGATGTCATGACGCTTGAGCCTGATCTGATCATATTAGCATGGGGCGAAGAGAATTATGAGGATTTATCCAAAATTGCCCCGACCATTTATGTCCCTTATGGTGATATGACCACAGAGGAGCGTATCCATTTCATTGGCGATGTTCTGAATAAGCCGAAAGAGGCTGAGGCTGTTTTGGATGCTTATGCTAACAAAATCGAAGAAGCGAAGCTATCCCTTAAGAATGCCGGCCTTGCAGACGTGACGATTACTATGGGAGAATTCGGTGATAAAACGAACTCCATCGCTGGAGCCAAGCATGCGGTTGGCGAGCTTATGTATAATCAGCTTCAAATGAAGGCACCGTCAAAAGTTCAATCTGATATTATTGACGCGGATAAATATTGGGGACAGATCTCTATGGAGGTCTTGCCCGCTTACATGGGGGATTATTTGATCGCCTTAGGAGATACGGAAGTTCCTGCTGATCATGCGGTTTGGAAATCACTACCCGCTGTGCAACATAACCGGATCGTAACGGTGGGTTCATCGCTATCTTGGTCCACGGATATAATGACTTCCAGTGCATTGATTGATCATATTATCAATCAATTGCTGGCATTAGCTAAATAA
- a CDS encoding ABC transporter ATP-binding protein yields the protein MTTAWRVLLGARKYWLQLGIGFAGVVMATMAGFYLPWALRSLTQLATEGSSQFAAEALKIGLLLLGATCLQAIGTSLAGYMNHYAALHYVADLRTRLYSKYQQMSLRYFHRSRTGDLTGRVVNDAMEAEIFIAHAIPDFIINALTFIGVGILLLTINVKLALISLITIPLLLAITIWQSKHLSPLWGENSKTRGEISGKVQENLAGMKEIQIFNRQEEEQGNVSRLAMKHTKTYLRASLFYETSVPLLAFVTALGTVFVVILGGRLMATGEVSIADIIGFIAYLGMFYQPVKSFSNLVEMTGRAAAGLKRVYEVLEEEEDIQEKRDAVSLPRVQGQISFQDVTFVYQEGAPVLERLNLTIDPGKTVALVGTTGVGKTTLASLVNRFYDPQAGSIRVDGIDIRDVTLSSLRDNISMVLQDTFLFDGSVYDNIAYGWADATGKDVMAAAKAAKAHDFIAQMEQGYDTVIGERGVRLSGGQKQRISIARAILRNAPILILDEATSALDTKTEQEIQQALDEISKDRTTLVIAHRLSTVRHADQIVVLEGTEIAETGTHEELLRSGGIYARLYATQAS from the coding sequence ATGACAACCGCATGGCGTGTCCTGCTGGGCGCACGGAAATACTGGTTGCAGTTAGGGATTGGATTTGCCGGTGTCGTAATGGCCACAATGGCCGGGTTTTATCTGCCCTGGGCGCTTCGGTCGTTGACCCAATTGGCTACCGAAGGCAGCAGCCAGTTTGCCGCGGAAGCGCTGAAGATTGGTTTGTTGCTGCTTGGAGCCACCTGTCTGCAAGCCATCGGAACATCACTGGCCGGCTATATGAACCATTATGCGGCACTTCATTATGTAGCAGATTTAAGAACAAGATTGTATAGCAAATATCAGCAGATGAGCTTGCGCTATTTCCACCGAAGCCGGACGGGTGACTTGACCGGGCGCGTTGTGAATGATGCGATGGAAGCTGAAATTTTCATTGCCCATGCTATTCCTGACTTTATCATCAACGCATTGACCTTTATCGGAGTAGGCATTCTTCTCTTGACGATTAATGTGAAGCTGGCACTGATCAGTCTGATTACGATTCCGTTGCTGCTTGCGATTACGATATGGCAGAGCAAGCATTTGTCGCCGCTGTGGGGAGAGAATTCCAAAACGCGGGGAGAAATCTCCGGCAAGGTGCAGGAGAACTTGGCGGGCATGAAGGAAATCCAAATTTTTAATCGGCAGGAGGAGGAGCAGGGCAACGTATCTCGTCTGGCTATGAAACATACGAAGACCTATTTGCGCGCCAGTCTGTTCTATGAAACGTCTGTGCCGTTGTTAGCCTTTGTCACTGCGCTGGGTACTGTGTTTGTCGTGATTCTAGGCGGCAGATTAATGGCAACAGGCGAGGTCAGCATTGCTGATATCATCGGATTCATCGCCTACCTGGGTATGTTCTATCAGCCGGTAAAGTCCTTCTCCAATCTGGTGGAGATGACCGGGCGAGCCGCCGCAGGTCTTAAACGGGTATACGAGGTGCTGGAAGAAGAGGAGGATATACAGGAGAAGCGAGACGCAGTCAGCTTACCGCGTGTACAAGGACAGATATCTTTTCAAGATGTCACCTTCGTATATCAGGAGGGTGCGCCTGTACTAGAACGGCTGAACCTGACTATTGATCCCGGAAAGACGGTCGCGCTTGTAGGTACAACCGGTGTAGGAAAGACGACATTGGCCAGTCTCGTTAACCGATTCTACGACCCTCAGGCCGGTTCGATTCGAGTGGATGGTATTGATATTCGGGATGTGACGCTCTCCAGCCTGCGTGACAATATCTCGATGGTGCTGCAGGACACCTTCCTGTTTGACGGCTCCGTGTATGACAATATCGCTTATGGATGGGCGGATGCAACCGGGAAAGATGTGATGGCCGCAGCGAAAGCGGCGAAAGCGCATGATTTCATAGCACAGATGGAGCAAGGCTACGATACGGTGATTGGTGAACGCGGTGTACGGCTGTCAGGAGGGCAGAAACAGCGGATTTCGATAGCACGGGCGATTCTGCGTAATGCGCCAATCCTCATTCTGGATGAAGCGACTTCGGCGCTGGATACCAAGACCGAGCAAGAGATCCAGCAGGCGCTGGACGAAATATCGAAGGATCGCACAACACTGGTGATTGCCCATCGGCTATCCACGGTCCGTCATGCCGACCAGATCGTCGTGCTGGAGGGCACAGAGATAGCCGAGACGGGTACGCATGAGGAACTGCTGCGTAGCGGCGGCATTTATGCACGATTGTATGCGACGCAAGCCTCTTGA
- a CDS encoding FecCD family ABC transporter permease produces the protein MKNKPEQNRRGAVNFTIYMVVGLGLTVLMSAASISFGAADMRLATAWEAIFRFDPTLTEHQIIQTLRLPRTVADLIVGCSLAVCGAIMQGTTRNPLADSGLMGISSGAAFAIALCLAFLPGYSYGQMMLFACLGAALATGITYFIASLGKRGMTPQRLVLAGLSISMLFGALSQYLAINYNLGRALAFWTAGSTAGAKWGELLIISPLFVGGILLALALAPSVTLLSLGEDVASGLGIRSGLVKGLSTIIVLVLTGLAVVVVGPIGFVGLITPHIVRYMVGVDYRYIIPAAALYGALLTVSADLAGRLINRPFETPIGIIFSIIGVPYFLFLARRQRREFE, from the coding sequence ATGAAAAACAAGCCTGAACAAAATCGCCGTGGGGCGGTGAACTTCACCATCTACATGGTGGTAGGGCTTGGATTAACGGTTCTCATGTCAGCGGCGTCGATTAGCTTTGGTGCCGCTGATATGAGGTTAGCGACTGCATGGGAGGCTATTTTCCGGTTTGATCCAACGCTCACTGAACATCAAATTATTCAAACCCTACGTCTTCCGCGTACTGTAGCCGATCTGATCGTCGGATGTAGCCTTGCGGTTTGTGGTGCGATCATGCAGGGGACAACGCGCAATCCGCTGGCCGACTCCGGGCTGATGGGGATCAGCTCCGGGGCAGCATTCGCGATTGCGCTATGCCTGGCGTTTCTACCGGGTTATTCGTATGGGCAAATGATGCTGTTTGCATGTCTGGGAGCAGCGCTCGCGACCGGGATCACTTACTTCATTGCGTCACTGGGCAAGCGCGGAATGACGCCTCAGCGGCTGGTACTGGCAGGGCTGTCCATCTCCATGCTGTTTGGCGCACTCAGTCAGTATTTGGCGATCAATTACAACCTGGGCCGGGCATTGGCATTCTGGACGGCAGGCAGTACAGCGGGGGCCAAGTGGGGGGAACTACTGATTATCTCCCCCTTATTTGTTGGTGGTATACTGCTGGCGCTGGCGCTGGCTCCTTCCGTTACACTGCTCAGTCTGGGAGAGGATGTGGCAAGTGGACTCGGTATCCGTAGCGGACTGGTCAAGGGGCTATCGACGATTATCGTGCTCGTGCTGACTGGATTGGCTGTTGTCGTGGTTGGCCCAATCGGTTTTGTGGGTCTGATTACCCCGCATATTGTGCGATATATGGTCGGTGTCGACTATCGGTACATTATTCCGGCGGCTGCGCTATATGGCGCGTTGCTGACCGTATCGGCCGATCTGGCTGGCCGTTTGATTAATAGGCCGTTCGAAACACCGATTGGCATTATTTTTTCCATCATTGGTGTGCCGTACTTTCTCTTCCTCGCCCGCAGGCAAAGGAGGGAATTCGAATGA
- a CDS encoding DUF2642 domain-containing protein → MYNQVVLETTRGGISGCLVEVKPDHVVLHTRGRKFFVRICEIVWIMPE, encoded by the coding sequence ATGTATAACCAGGTAGTGCTCGAAACCACTCGCGGAGGGATTAGCGGCTGCTTAGTGGAAGTTAAGCCAGACCACGTTGTATTGCATACCAGGGGCCGGAAGTTTTTCGTACGAATCTGCGAGATTGTCTGGATCATGCCAGAATAG
- a CDS encoding FecCD family ABC transporter permease: protein MIKQRYTVQRGILINVVLVLLILMFAVISMNSGKMNLSPLEVLNVLLGNGTGKHNLILFDFRMPRIVLSILVGLGMGAGGVVMQSLLRNDMASPGTLGISSGSGLFVLFFVVFIASTGKSSFIALPLLAFVGGLLAAGLIFLLSYHRGRNLSPIGLILTGVALGSGYGALTTFLTLKLDDSQMDFMLNWLAGSLWGADWRYISVLAPWVLILIGYIFYKSRMLNTLHLGYQTAEGLGLSVKRQFLGLSIAAVALSSGAVAVGGSFFFVGLIAPHMARKLVGPDHKLLIPAASLTGGLVVVLADTITRTVNLGGDVPTGIVITVISVPYFLYLLAKAN from the coding sequence ATGATCAAGCAGCGTTATACGGTGCAACGGGGTATCCTCATCAATGTAGTGCTTGTGCTGCTCATCCTTATGTTTGCTGTCATTAGCATGAATTCCGGCAAGATGAATCTTTCACCGCTGGAAGTGCTGAACGTTCTCCTGGGTAACGGTACCGGCAAGCACAATCTGATCCTGTTCGATTTTCGAATGCCACGAATCGTACTGTCGATCTTGGTAGGTCTGGGAATGGGAGCGGGTGGGGTCGTGATGCAGAGTTTGCTGCGCAACGACATGGCTAGTCCGGGGACACTGGGGATTAGTTCAGGATCAGGTTTGTTTGTCCTGTTCTTCGTAGTATTCATCGCATCGACAGGAAAAAGTTCCTTCATTGCCCTGCCGCTGCTGGCCTTTGTTGGCGGCCTGCTGGCGGCGGGATTGATCTTCTTATTATCTTATCACCGCGGGCGAAACCTCTCGCCAATCGGTCTGATCTTAACCGGGGTCGCGCTCGGAAGCGGGTATGGGGCGCTGACCACCTTCCTGACACTCAAGCTGGATGATTCGCAGATGGACTTCATGCTGAATTGGCTGGCGGGAAGCTTGTGGGGCGCTGATTGGCGCTATATTTCCGTACTGGCACCATGGGTCTTGATTTTAATCGGCTATATTTTCTACAAGTCCCGGATGCTGAACACCCTCCATCTGGGCTATCAGACGGCAGAAGGGCTGGGTCTTTCTGTGAAGCGGCAGTTTTTGGGGTTGTCGATCGCTGCTGTTGCTTTATCCTCTGGCGCTGTGGCTGTTGGCGGAAGCTTCTTCTTCGTTGGCTTGATCGCTCCGCATATGGCAAGAAAACTGGTCGGGCCCGATCACAAATTGCTCATTCCGGCTGCCAGCCTGACCGGCGGATTAGTCGTGGTGCTGGCAGACACGATTACGCGCACGGTTAACCTGGGGGGAGATGTGCCGACGGGAATCGTCATTACGGTCATCAGTGTTCCGTACTTTCTTTATTTACTAGCGAAGGCCAATTAG